The window GTGATAtgtatcatatatattatCTAGTCTTAAGTACGGATTAAAAACAATCACAGTAAAATAGGAACAAAAGTCAGATAAGGAAAGCTGATTCAGTTATTTAGGTTTGAAGAAGCTGTCAATGGTGGCTTGTTTCTTTTCTGCCAACGAGCACTCGTACATGAAACGTTCGTAGTCACTGACGAGTTGCATGTCTTTACCATCGATAACCTTGGACATTATATATCGCTTTGTAATTTCCAGTGCCGACAAAGCTTCACAAAATTTCACCGGGACTTCTTTGACAGTTTCGTCTATTTCGTCTGAATCCCCGTCTGAGTCTTGTGCAAGAATTTCAGTTACAATGTCATCGTCATCCTGTACCGCGCATGTACTCAAGTCTTCACCGTAATGAACGAAATCCTCGAACTGAAGCCCAGCACACACTTGTGCCCAATCTCCGGGCTCTTCGAAACCCTCAAGCTCATTCTCTTCGTTAGAAGAGGCATCGAGATCATTCGCCTTTACGACTCCTGCATTTTGAAAGCACTTGGCAATGGTGTCAGACTGTACTTGGTTCCATGCAATACCGGTCAGTTGCATTGCCTATAGACAAGAAACAAATTCCAAGATTTAAACACTGCCTAAACATCACGTGTCGGAAACATTCTTATTTGAATGCATAATACCGATTTCATAGGCCCATGTGcttatgttgaaaatttccaaacatcACGAACTCACCTGCAGAACATGCAAGTTCGGCATCGTTTCTCCCGCGTCGAGTGCCGCGACTGCCCGCTGTACCAGCATCTTGCGGTATTTGGCCTTCAAAGCAGCGATGATTCCTAAATCCAGGGGCTGCAGATGGCTTGTACAGTTGGCCGGAAAAAAAGCCAGTTCAATGTTGCTAAAACGGAGTGCCGGGGGGTGAGCGGCACAGTTGTCAAGCAACAACAAGACTTTCCTCTTCTCACGACGCATTCTGTTATTCAGCTTATCTAATTGCGACTCAAATAATGCTCCAGTCATCCATGCTTTTTTGTTTGCTGCGTACTCTGTAGGAAAGCTTTTTACGCCTTTAAAACAACGCGGCTTCTGTGATTTCCCGATGACCAAGGGACGAAGTTTATCGGAGCCATCTGCATTCGCTGTTAAAAGCACCGTCAGTCTCTGTTTACTCTGTTTCCCTCCGTGACAGGGGTCTCCTTTTTCAGCCAATGTTTTAGATGGTAGGAGATTGAAAAACAGACCTGTCTCATCGGTGTTGTAAATATCTCGGAGATCGTAGTTCTTTATGATTCGAGGCAAATCGATGTTCTTCCACTGCTCTACAGTAGCCTCGTCGACACTGTTAGCTTCCCCGCAAACACTTCTGCCGGTTATGCCGCaacgttttttaaatttgaacaccCAGCCAGCCGATGCTTTGAAGTCAGCAgttacatttaatttttttgcaaaaattaaagCTTGCTCTTGCAGCATTGGACCACTAACGGGTAT is drawn from Neodiprion fabricii isolate iyNeoFabr1 chromosome 3, iyNeoFabr1.1, whole genome shotgun sequence and contains these coding sequences:
- the LOC124177588 gene encoding tigger transposable element-derived protein 6-like is translated as MANPAGGRKRKAISLQKKLEILEEVHDNPQEPKISVAKRLGLPYSTLMTIIANSADIRSSTSKAGPLGEKRTRTQEGRFSDSDKALLTWFQQKRAANIPVSGPMLQEQALIFAKKLNVTADFKASAGWVFKFKKRCGITGRSVCGEANSVDEATVEQWKNIDLPRIIKNYDLRDIYNTDETGLFFNLLPSKTLAEKGDPCHGGKQSKQRLTVLLTANADGSDKLRPLVIGKSQKPRCFKGVKSFPTEYAANKKAWMTGALFESQLDKLNNRMRREKRKVLLLLDNCAAHPPALRFSNIELAFFPANCTSHLQPLDLGIIAALKAKYRKMLVQRAVAALDAGETMPNLHVLQAMQLTGIAWNQVQSDTIAKCFQNAGVVKANDLDASSNEENELEGFEEPGDWAQVCAGLQFEDFVHYGEDLSTCAVQDDDDIVTEILAQDSDGDSDEIDETVKEVPVKFCEALSALEITKRYIMSKVIDGKDMQLVSDYERFMYECSLAEKKQATIDSFFKPK